The following are from one region of the Falco biarmicus isolate bFalBia1 chromosome 1, bFalBia1.pri, whole genome shotgun sequence genome:
- the ZGRF1 gene encoding protein ZGRF1 isoform X11, with amino-acid sequence MASQEFTVLYTHQKMKKSKTWQDGILRITTGRNKAILFDDKGQCLESIFVKSQVNAGDNLEGERYLITVEAVKLNEKSFEDQPRKAEAPAVNRNGVKPGVLPPRHLSVGLKRKFTGFQGPRQVGKKILAMEDGLKSMTLPLSKQCQGTLSSKFYVTSPLFSTVSKKDTETNMFADFHEDVCMGNDTEHMSVSSLLSAPFLDRCEKAEKQNSDQSIVKPEPSQITGDTKSSSQTAGHRAASGNIRSTAQIIALLKSKPTQGCREQTPAVTECLSRFQASGNTGSLHKSTILHGFSGNSAKRLMQNIQDLPFTKGTVNDKKEWNAEMLLNSSEQPCVKEVTRHDKEADNLSHDLQDPCNTNSCFLPESIVSRMSDSQFVLSSGDVSCSASPITSEKKHSRYRGRSVTSSPKEDSSVKLQSELQPRQNPGEPSDLQLSEDLTLTETGIVKEELSTHGKDCGLGEQMMEVNFSLLEAFDFNDTNNEDLCERDVSKLTEGGMLSQSPDCLTEDDVAQNAALRLHSCCQVVTHSKNGEVKCSTSDGENDGNPCAGVMPSQLCDSDVGDTGTIAEDSANQTRFEVELLDDGCNIKEINEGQLNTEGTNKKDLDGCAVCTVNGMSQIKSKHSDLFPGDVNVNECHPKLSTFEKTGSISCISTSRITSAVDKKTEDDVIQLGCLKSPDVDLERFWGTKTDDIKPAIKQFTEIPYSESIQASSGSYFDSSGLMSPGSRSPHEGDIREENFEKQSNVIEESRIDQSPLALNMYSEVLPRTVSDSISHSDLRQTQWTSWEPDKVISSVELTSPLNPDSTFSPASGSGETIGDMQEPLIHRMLPTQEKSSYPGECNLSRFKRPVKTRARVPFVSLPATEKVPDAVYPTDSEEVQQSFESSVVNLCNESAVFPISAFGPGDRNYETSVFGEYTEDEQREFVQSVFPNLTSQYRQSKWLKYQNMAQCDLIAQNSDDSEVTDDICAENVLGMLLGDTGESSAVNKSAPGSACLLTAKSMLDKCCANTSKEDFISERKLLSLHLSQTPLAEATQKVLSHLSCYTVTGYGQDITISELSFPNVDKVKYADLPKRKISIPTVFESHVHYKQIFKAALTEQLNIMLFGLSQRLHKALSKVDVSFYTSLKDGQSMSKESCVPLCSHMRPAKLVMVKKEGQNKGRLFYTCDAPKSEQCLFFKWIEDVNPSQIKSRPSAVLHDMKSVGTYLRSQNIALYEGCQLLVRKAFEVQAQRCSKFKKFMNTPDRFDGDSKKKLYLKLSRKEHYSFYSKDDIWVISKTLNFDPLDTFIASSAFFGPSSNNEVELLPLKGYCPSNWRSNMIVHALLVCNASGELTALRNMEEHFNPSTLPLMPYLLKMNFRSENATNRVNKRKFIPPAINLKRTMTYGPVSTEVAMELAKKMIQTFLLNPDQATSLIRIAQMMTSCENLKPVEEHQILPITIIHGVFGAGKSYLLSVVILFLVQLFESSEATKGPRPAQWKLLIASSTNVAIDRILQGLLDLGFEDFIRVGSIRKITKAILPHSLHAGSGNDNEQLKELLALMKEDLTPTEKMYVRKSIEQHKLGTNKTILQQVKVVGVTCAACPFPCLNALKFPVVMLDECSQITEPASLLPIARFQCEKLVLVGDPKQLPPTIQGSESVHEKGLEQTLFDRLCLMGHKTILLRTQYRCHPAISAIANELFYEGNLIDGVSEKDRSPLLDWLPTLCFYNVNGVEQIERDNSFYNMAEVHFAVKLIQALVASGIKGSAIGLITLYKSQMCKTQNLVSDIHSEAFELKAVQVSTVDAFQGAEKEIIVLSCVRTRQIGFIDSEKRMNVALTRAKRHLLIVGNLACLSRNRLWGRVIHHCKGWENGLQHASQCEQQLNEILTCYLEKREEEAQKN; translated from the exons ATGGCTTCTCAAGAATTTACT GTGTTATATACTcaccaaaaaatgaaaaaatcaaaaACGTGGCAAGATGGAATTCTGAGGATTACAACTGGCAGAAATAAG GCTATCTTGTTTGATGATAAAGGACAATGTTTGGAGAGTATTTTTGTGAAATCTCAG GTGAATGCTGGAGATAATTTAGAAGGTGAACGATATTTGATCACAGTGGAAGCAGTAAAATTGaatgaaaaatcttttgaagATCAgccaaggaaagcagaagctcCAGCAGTGAATAGAAATGGTGTAAAACCTGGTGTTCTGCCTCCACGACATCTGTCTGTTGGCTTGAAAAGGAAGTTTACA GGTTTCCAAGGGCCACGCCaagttggaaagaaaatactagCAATGGAAGACGGATTAAAATCAATGACGTTACCTTTATCTAAGCAGTGTCAGGGTACTTTGTCATCCAAGTTTTATGTTACCTCTCCATTATTTTCTACAGTTTCTAAGAAGGATACAGAAACAAATATGTTTGCAGACTTTCATGAAGATGTGTGTATGGGTAACGATACAGAGCACATGTCTGTCTCCTCACTGCTTTCTGCTCCATTTCTTGACAGATGTGAGAAGGCAGAGAAGCAAAACTCTGATCAGTCCATTGTGAAGCCAGAACCTTCTCAAATTACTGGGGACACCAAATCTAGTAGTCAGACAGCTGGTCACAGGGCAGCTTCAGGCAACATAAGGAGCACAGCACAGATAATTGCTCTTTTGAAGTCTAAACCAACGCAAGGATGCAGAGAGCAAACACCCGCAGTCACAGAATGCCTTTCTAGGTTTCAGGCATCAGGAAACACAGGTAGCTTACATAAGAGCACAATCCTGCATGGTTTTTCAGGCAACAGTGCCAAAAGACTCATGCAAAATATTCAGGACCTGCCTTTTACGAAGGGAACTGTAAATGATAAAAAGGAATGGAATGCTGAAATGCTTCTAAATTCATCTGAACAACCTTGTGTTAAAGAAGTCACAAGACATGACAAAGAGGCAGATAATTTAAGTCACGACTTACAAGATCCCTGCAATACAAATAGTTGCTTCCTACCTGAATCCATTGTAAGTAGAATGAGTGACAGTCAGTTTGTCCTATCCTCAGGTGACGTTTCATGTTCAGCAAGTCCAAtcacctctgaaaaaaaacactcCAGATACAGAGGACGTTCAGTGACTAGCAGTCCTAAGGAGGATTCATCTGTGAAGTTGCAAAGTGAGCTTCAGCCCAGACAAAATCCAGGAGAGCCTAGTGATCTGCAGCTCTCTGAGGACTTAACATTGACTGAAACTGGAATTGTAAAGGAGGAATTAAGTACACATGGCAAAGACTGTGGTCTGGGTGAACAGATGATGGAGGTTAACTTCAGTCTACTGGAGGCTTTTGATTTTAATGACACCAACAATGAAGACCTGTGTGAAAGAGATGTGAGTAAACTCACTGAAGGAGGCATGCTTTCACAAAGTCCAGATTGCTTAACAGAAGATGATGTAGCACAAAATGCTGCACTGAGGCTTCATTCTTGCTGTCAAGTAGTGACGCACAGTAAAAATGGAGAAGTCAAATGTTCAACATCTGATGGAGAGAATGATGGAAATCCCTGCGCTGGGGTTATGCCATCTCAGCTTTGCGACAGCGATGTCGGAGATACAGGGACAATTGCAGAAGACTCTGCAAACCAGACCAGATTTGAAGTGGAACTTTTGGATGATGGATGcaacataaaagaaattaatgaaggCCAATTAAATACTGAAGGCACAAACAAGAAGGATCTTGATGGCTGTGCAGTGTGTACCGTTAATGGCATGTCACAGATAAAAAGCAAGCACTCTGATCTCTTTCCTGGAGACGTAAATGTTAATGAATGTCACCCTAAACTGAGTACGTTTGAGAAAACTGGAAgtatttcatgtatttctaCCAGCAGAATAACTTCTGCAGTGGACAAAAAGACCGAAGATGATGTTATACAGCTTGGATGCCTGAAATCCCCAGATGTTGATTTAGAGCGCTTCTGGGGTACTAAGACTGATGACATTAAACCAG CTATAAAACAGTTTACGGAAATACCTTACTCAGAAAGTATACAGGCATCTTCCGGTTCATACTTTGATTCTTCTGGCCTTATG TCTCCAGGTTCAAGAAGTCCTCATGAGGGTGATATCAGAGAAgagaattttgaaaagcagtctAATGTTATTGAAGAGTCAAGAATAGATCAGTCCC CGTTGGCATTGAATATGTATTCTGAAGTTCTACCACGGACAGTGTCAGACTCAATTTCACATTCTGATTTGAGACAAACACAGTGGACTTCATGGGAACCTGACAAG GTGATATCATCAGTGGAACTGACTTCCCCGCTTAATCCAGACTCTACATTTTCTCCAGCTTCAGGAAGTGGGGAAACTATTGGAGATATGCAAGAGCCTCTGATACACAGGATGTTGCCAA CACAGGAGAAATCCAGCTATCCAGGGGAATGCAACCTCTCAAGATTCAAACGCCCAGTTAAAACACGAGCTCGAGTTCCGTTTGTCAGTCTTCCTGCCACTGAGAAGGTTCCCGATGCAGTTTATCCAACTGACAGTGAGGAGGTCCAGCAATCTTTTGAGTCTTCAGTAGTCAATTTATGCAACGAGTCAGCGGTATTTCCTATTAGTGCTTTTGGCCCTGGGGACAGAAATTATGAAACCTCTGTGTTTGGAGAGTATACGGAAGATGAACAAAGGGAGTTTGTACAATCAGTATTCCCTAATTTGACTTCACAATATAGACAAAGCAAGTGGCTAAAATATCAAAACATGGCTCAGTGTGACTTGATAGCTCAAAATAGTGATGATAGCGAAGTGACTGATGACATCTGTGCTGAGAATGTCCTTGGAATGCTGCTGGGTGATACAGGAGAGAGCAGTGCCGTGAATAAAAGCGCTCCCGGCTCTGCATGTCTACTGACAGCAAAGAGCATGCTTGATAAATGCTGTGCAAATACCAGCAAGGAAGATTTCATTTCAGAGAGGAAGTTACTTTCTCTGCACTTAAGTCAGACACCTTTGGCTGAAGCAACACAAAAGGTGTTAAGTCATCTGAGCTGCTACACTGTAACAGGATACGGCCAG gACATAACAATTTCTGAGTTGTCTTTTCCTAATGTGGATAAAGTAAAATATGCTGATCTTCCTAAAAGAAAGATTTCCATACCAACTGTTTTTGAGTCTCATGTTCActacaaacagatttttaaagctgctctgACAG AGCAATTAAACATAATGCTATTTGGGTTGTCACAAAGATTACACAAAGCTCTTTCAAAAGTGGATGTATCATTTTACACATCACTGAAAGATGGGCAAAGCATGAGCAAAGAAAGCTGCGTTCCACTCTGCAGTCACATGCGTCCTGCTAAGCTTGTTATGGTTAAAAAAGAAGGTCAAAACAAG gGTCGTTTGTTCTATACCTGTGATGCCCCAAAATCTGagcagtgtttgtttttcaagtggATAGAAGATGTGAACCCCTCGCAGATAAAATCCAGACCTAGTGCAGTGCTTCATGATATGAAAAGTGTTGGGACATACCTCAGAAGTCAAAATATTGCTCTCTATGAGGGATGCCAGCTCTTGGTGAG GAAAGCCTTTGAAGTTCAAGCACAACGGTGTAGTAAGTTCAAGAAATTTATGAATACACCTGATAGATTTGATGGTGATTCCAAAAAAAAGTTGTACCTCAAACTAAGTAGAAAGGAGCATTATTCTTTCTATAGCAAAG ATGATATTTGGGTTATTTCGAAGACTTTGAATTTTGATCCTCTTGATACTTTCATTGCAAGTAGTGCTTTCTTTGGACCATCCTCCAACAATGAAGTGGAATTACTACCACTGAAAGGCTACTGTCCCTCAAACTGGCGATCAAATA TGATTGTTCATGCCTTGCTGGTTTGTAATGCTAGTGGTGAGCTTACAGCTTTAAGGAATATGGAGGAGCACTTCAATCCATCTACGTTACCACTAATGCCATATCTATTAAAGAT GAATTTTCGTTCTGAAAATGCTACTAATAGagtcaacaaaagaaaatttattccaCCTGCCATCAACCTGAAACGCACAATGACGTATGGACCCGTCAGCACTGAAGTGGCAATGGAACTAGCTAAAAAGATGATCCAAACGTTCTTGTTGAACCCAGATCAAGCTACATCACTGATTCGGATAGCTCAGATGATGACCTCATGTGAAAATCTCAAACCAGTGGAAGAACACCAGATCTTGCCTATCACAATTATACATG GTGTTTTTGGAGCTGGCAAGAGCTATCTGCTGTCTGTTGTGATTTTGTTCTTAGTACAGCTCTTTGAAAGTAGTGAAGCTACCAAGGGTCCAAGGCCAGCTCAGTGGAAACTTCTGATTGCTTCTTCCACTAATGTTGCCATAGACAGGATACTGCAGGG TCTACTTGATCTTGGATTTGAGGATTTTATCAGAGTGGGAAGTATTAGGAAAATCACCAAAGCAATTCTTCCCCATAG tTTACATGCTGGCTCAGGAAACGATAATGAGCAGTTAAAAGAGCTGCTTGCTCTCATGAAAGAAGATTTAACTCCAACTGAAAAAATGTATGTAAGGAAGAGTATCGAGCAACATAAACTGGGGACCAATAAAACTATACTGCAACAG GTAAAAGTGGTTGGAGTGACCTGTGCTGCCTGCCCGTTCCCTTGTCTGAATGCTCTTAAGTTTCCTGTAGTGATGCTGGATGAGTGCAGTCAGATAACCGAAcctgcttctctccttcctATTGCAAG GTTTCAGTGTGAAAAGCTAGTCCTTGTTGGAGACCCTAAGCAATTACCACCAACTATTCAAGGGTCTGAGAGTGTTCATGAAAAGGGATTGGAGCAGACTCTCTTTGACCGGCTTTGCTTAATG GGACATAAAACAATACTTCTTCGGACACAGTACCGATGTCACCCTGCTATTAGTGCCATAGCCAACGAGCTGTTCTACGAAGGAAATCTGATAGATGGTGTTTCCGAGAAAGATAGAAGTCCTTTATTGGATTGGCTTCCAACACTATGTTTTTATAATGTTAACGGGGTAGAGCAA ATTGAAAGAGACAACAGCTTTTATAACATGGCAGAAGTTCATTTTGCAGTCAAGCTCATCCAGGCTCTAGTTGCAAGTGGAATAAAAGGATCTGCAATTGGTCTGATTACTCTTTATAAATCACAGATGTGTAAG ACTCAGAATTTGGTTAGCGACATACACTCTGAGGCTTTTGAACTTAAAGCTGTCCAGGTGTCCACTGTAGATGCATTCCAAGGAGCTGAGAAGGAGATCATTGTTCTGTCGTGTGTAAGAACAAGACAAATTGGGTTCATCGACTCAGAAAAGAGGATGAACGTTGCACTGACGAGAGCAAAGAGGCACCTGTTGATTGTTGGAAATCTGGCCTGTTTAAGTAGGAACAGACTGTGGGGAAGAGTAATTCATCACTGCAAAG GATGGGAAAATGGATTGCAACATGCAAGCCAGTGTGAGCAGCAGCTAAACGAAATTCTTACATGTTACTTGGAGAAACGGgaggaagaagcacagaaaaattaa